From a region of the Actinopolymorpha singaporensis genome:
- a CDS encoding anti-sigma factor RsbA family regulatory protein, translating into MSVGEVDGFNGHFHEAGFYASDAEFRALIVPFVAEGIAAGEPVVIGYDKRKADLLRSWLDDPSTVTFIADRSLYATPARAIATYRGMFERHVAAGAPRIRIAGDVPHPGNGGRFEGWDRYEFAVNSVWEEFPVRSLCLYDARTVSEQVRNVVERAHPHVVTAAGVHGVNSRYEGHGTRSDLPVTADPLEASTPAVELTNPSAAEARQTLEKIARRRVDDHTLEDLLLGISEAVANARLHGVPPTTVRIWATDSRVVVRVQDRGKGPVDPLAGLVPSANTTFGTGLGLWMTHLLDIDATLIPTADGFSLRLRAVRDPAPVD; encoded by the coding sequence GTGAGCGTCGGTGAGGTGGACGGTTTCAATGGCCACTTCCACGAGGCCGGGTTCTACGCGTCCGACGCTGAGTTCCGCGCGCTGATCGTGCCGTTCGTCGCTGAAGGCATCGCCGCCGGCGAACCGGTGGTCATCGGCTACGACAAGCGCAAGGCAGACCTGCTGCGGTCGTGGCTCGACGATCCCTCGACGGTCACCTTCATCGCCGACCGCAGCCTGTACGCCACGCCCGCGCGGGCGATCGCGACGTACCGGGGAATGTTCGAACGCCACGTCGCGGCCGGTGCACCGCGGATCCGCATCGCCGGCGACGTACCTCACCCGGGCAACGGCGGGCGCTTCGAGGGCTGGGACCGCTACGAGTTCGCCGTGAACTCCGTGTGGGAGGAGTTCCCCGTACGCAGCCTCTGCCTGTACGACGCCAGGACAGTGTCCGAACAGGTGCGGAACGTGGTCGAGCGGGCGCATCCCCACGTCGTCACCGCCGCCGGCGTGCACGGCGTCAACAGCCGGTACGAGGGGCACGGCACGAGGTCGGATCTTCCCGTGACCGCCGACCCGCTGGAGGCCTCGACGCCCGCCGTCGAGCTCACCAACCCCTCCGCGGCCGAGGCCCGGCAAACTCTTGAGAAGATCGCTCGCAGGCGGGTCGACGATCACACACTGGAAGATCTGCTGCTCGGTATCTCCGAGGCCGTCGCCAACGCGCGGCTGCACGGCGTACCTCCCACGACCGTCCGCATCTGGGCCACCGACAGCCGCGTCGTCGTGAGGGTGCAGGACAGGGGCAAGGGGCCCGTCGACCCACTCGCCGGGCTCGTACCCTCGGCGAACACCACGTTCGGGACTGGTCTCGGCCTTTGGATGACCCACCTGCTCGACATCGACGCCACCCTCATCCCGACCGCGGACGGCTTCTCGCTCCGGCTACGCGCCGTCCGAGATCCGGCGCCGGTCGATTAG